One window from the genome of Natronomonas pharaonis DSM 2160 encodes:
- a CDS encoding DNA topoisomerase IV subunit A, which translates to MSSESDTDTEDEIARERLIELASDFYDQFAEGEVPTMEIPTRTKSNIVFDEDKDVWVYGDRTSTRSANSVRGAQKLLKAIYTIEFLADQLEQGRSSTLRELYYLSESWDEERAQFNDQDESNQLVEDLEIVSKVTREDFHMRPEESGATIMGPLYLREQTRRGEREIHCQKDVGEGGYQIPNNPDTIEFLDNDADFVLCVETGGMRDRLVENGFDEEHNVIIVHLKGQPARATRRITKRLHDDLDLPVVVFCDGDPWSYRIYASVAYGSIKSAHLSEYLATPEAEYIGIQPADIVEYDLPTDPLSDSDINALESELDDPRFQDDYWREQIELQLDIGKKAEQQALASRGLDFVTETYLPERLGEMGVL; encoded by the coding sequence ATGAGCAGCGAATCAGACACAGACACGGAGGACGAAATCGCCCGCGAGCGGCTCATCGAGCTCGCGAGCGACTTCTACGACCAGTTCGCCGAGGGGGAGGTCCCGACGATGGAGATCCCCACCCGGACGAAAAGCAACATCGTCTTCGACGAGGACAAGGACGTGTGGGTCTACGGCGACCGGACATCGACGCGGTCGGCAAACAGTGTCCGCGGTGCCCAGAAGCTCTTGAAAGCGATATACACCATCGAGTTCCTCGCCGACCAGCTCGAACAGGGCCGGTCGTCGACGCTGCGTGAACTCTACTACCTCTCGGAGTCGTGGGACGAAGAACGCGCACAGTTCAACGACCAAGACGAGTCCAACCAGCTCGTCGAGGACCTCGAAATCGTCAGCAAGGTCACGCGCGAGGACTTCCACATGCGACCGGAGGAGTCCGGAGCCACAATCATGGGGCCGCTCTACCTTCGCGAACAAACCCGCCGTGGTGAACGGGAGATTCACTGCCAGAAAGATGTCGGTGAGGGGGGCTACCAGATTCCGAACAACCCCGATACCATCGAGTTCCTCGATAACGACGCCGACTTCGTGCTCTGTGTCGAGACCGGCGGGATGCGCGACCGGCTCGTCGAGAACGGCTTCGACGAGGAGCACAACGTCATCATCGTCCACCTCAAGGGCCAGCCAGCACGGGCGACCCGGCGCATCACGAAGCGGCTCCACGACGACCTTGACCTGCCGGTGGTCGTCTTCTGTGACGGCGACCCGTGGTCGTACCGCATCTACGCCTCGGTGGCCTACGGTTCCATCAAGTCCGCCCATCTCTCAGAATATCTGGCGACGCCCGAGGCCGAATACATCGGCATCCAGCCGGCGGATATCGTCGAGTACGACCTGCCGACGGACCCGTTGAGCGATTCGGACATCAACGCGCTCGAAAGCGAACTGGACGACCCTCGGTTCCAGGACGACTACTGGCGGGAACAGATTGAGCTCCAACTCGACATCGGCAAAAAGGCCGAACAGCAGGCGCTGGCCTCCCGCGGGCTGGATTTCGTCACCGAAACGTATCTCCCCGAGCGGCTCGGTGAGATGGGCGTCCTGTAG
- the gyrB gene encoding DNA topoisomerase (ATP-hydrolyzing) subunit B codes for MSQDSEYSAGQIQVLEGLEAVRKRPAMYIGSTDTRGLHHLVYEVVDNAIDEALAGYCDTIEVVINDDGSVTVRDDGRGIPVDTHEDHDRPAVEVIMTVLHAGGKFDSKSYQVSGGLHGVGVSVVNALSKWLEVEIKRDGHVWHHRFDHGEPENGLEQVREMDPNESTGTEIRFWPDDDIFETTDFTFSTLESRLRELAFLNPGVGITIRDERPEEPDASTFEYDGGIREFVAYLNETRDVLHENIIYFEDEEDDIHVEVAMQATAGVQGSIHAFANNINTREGGTHLTGFKTALTRVINDYATSNGMLKDLDGNLKGEDIREGLTAVISIKHPDPQFEGQTKTKLGNGEVRGIVESAVHEELATHLEEHPDTAEAIISKAVEAAKARKAAKKAEELTRRKSALESTSLPGKLSDCQTRDPEESELFVVEGDSAGGSAKQGRNPEFQAILPLRGKILNVEKHRLDRILENNEIRNLITAVGTGIGEEFDIEEARYQKIIILCDADVDGAHIRTLLLTFLYRHMTPLIEAGYVYAAQPPLYRVRDGGDTYDAMTEAERDRIVEEVCDGSPDQVQRFKGLGEMNPKQLWDTTMNPENRILKQITIEDAAAADRMFSVLMGDAVEPRKQFIKEHADEAEWIDI; via the coding sequence ATGTCTCAGGATAGTGAATACAGTGCCGGACAGATTCAGGTACTGGAGGGGCTAGAGGCGGTCCGGAAGCGCCCGGCGATGTACATCGGGTCGACGGACACCCGCGGGCTCCATCACCTCGTCTACGAGGTTGTCGACAACGCCATCGACGAGGCGCTGGCCGGATACTGCGACACCATCGAAGTCGTCATCAACGACGACGGCTCGGTGACCGTCCGCGACGACGGTCGCGGTATCCCGGTCGATACCCACGAGGACCACGACAGACCGGCCGTCGAGGTCATCATGACCGTTCTCCACGCCGGCGGAAAGTTCGACAGCAAGTCCTATCAGGTCTCCGGTGGCCTCCACGGCGTCGGTGTCTCCGTCGTCAACGCCCTCTCGAAGTGGCTCGAAGTCGAAATCAAGCGCGACGGCCACGTCTGGCACCACCGGTTCGACCACGGGGAGCCGGAAAACGGGCTCGAACAGGTGCGGGAGATGGACCCCAACGAGTCGACGGGCACCGAAATCCGGTTTTGGCCCGACGACGACATCTTCGAGACGACCGACTTCACCTTCTCGACGCTGGAGTCGCGGCTCCGCGAGCTGGCATTTCTCAATCCCGGCGTCGGTATTACCATCCGCGACGAGCGCCCCGAGGAGCCGGACGCGTCGACGTTCGAGTATGACGGCGGCATCCGAGAGTTCGTCGCGTACCTCAACGAGACGCGGGACGTACTCCACGAGAACATCATCTACTTCGAAGACGAAGAAGACGACATCCATGTCGAGGTCGCCATGCAGGCGACAGCAGGGGTGCAGGGGTCGATACACGCCTTCGCGAACAACATCAACACCCGTGAAGGCGGGACCCACCTGACCGGCTTCAAAACGGCGCTGACACGCGTCATCAACGACTATGCGACGAGCAACGGCATGCTGAAAGACCTCGACGGGAATCTCAAAGGCGAGGATATCCGCGAGGGACTGACCGCCGTCATTTCCATCAAGCACCCGGACCCGCAGTTCGAGGGGCAGACGAAGACGAAACTCGGCAACGGCGAGGTCCGAGGCATCGTCGAAAGCGCCGTCCACGAAGAACTCGCGACGCATCTAGAGGAGCATCCTGACACTGCCGAGGCAATCATCTCGAAGGCCGTCGAAGCGGCGAAGGCGCGGAAGGCCGCCAAGAAGGCCGAGGAGCTGACCCGCCGGAAGTCGGCGCTCGAATCCACAAGTCTCCCCGGCAAGCTCTCCGACTGCCAGACGAGAGACCCCGAGGAGTCGGAGCTCTTCGTCGTCGAGGGGGACTCGGCCGGCGGCTCGGCAAAACAGGGCCGCAACCCGGAATTTCAGGCCATCCTGCCGCTCCGCGGGAAGATTCTCAACGTTGAGAAACACCGCCTTGACCGCATCCTCGAAAACAACGAGATACGCAATCTCATCACCGCCGTCGGCACCGGTATCGGTGAGGAGTTCGACATCGAGGAAGCCCGGTATCAGAAGATTATCATCCTCTGTGACGCCGACGTCGACGGTGCACACATTCGGACGCTGCTCTTGACGTTCCTGTATCGACACATGACGCCGCTCATCGAGGCCGGCTACGTCTATGCGGCCCAACCACCGCTGTATCGGGTCCGGGACGGCGGCGACACGTACGACGCGATGACCGAAGCCGAACGCGACCGCATCGTCGAGGAGGTCTGTGACGGCTCGCCCGACCAGGTCCAGCGGTTCAAGGGACTCGGCGAAATGAATCCCAAACAGCTGTGGGATACGACGATGAACCCGGAAAACCGCATCCTCAAGCAAATCACCATCGAGGACGCCGCCGCAGCCGACCGGATGTTCAGCGTCCTGATGGGTGACGCCGTCGAGCCGCGCAAGCAGTTCATCAAGGAACACGCCGACGAAGCCGAGTGGATAGATATATGA
- a CDS encoding DNA topoisomerase VI subunit B → MTSYQSQLGDGGGGEPIAEELAESQQSISIAEFFEKNKQMLGFDSDAKALVTAVKEAVDNALDAAEEAGILPDIYVEIEDRGDYYRLTVEDNGPGITKEQIPKVFGKLLYGSRFHAREQTRGQQGIGISAAVLYSQLTSGKPAKITSKTDSHSSAQYFELTIDTDTNEPEIDHEREATWERPHGTRIELEMEGNMRARKQLHDYIKYTAVVNPHARVEFHEPEDSFKSERATEELPPETEEIRPHPHGVELGTLLKMLDATDSYSLSGFLQAEFTRVGNKTADGVIDSFRDRHFGREMAWSPPQPHEDVDIETAVSDAVANKSAEATAAFARAVADEVTDMAALSHAELSAVVASVADDIEAEHDETFGETVRENAVEAAWKSVTDDVSADCYALVDGATTTRKDDAAVEGLSRRLAEKFTDQEDARNRFRRSTLREFVDRAADATEEYDDATFGETARENVVEAVWERAVTVPDEPPTVTEVADNRDAAARLLEAMRSTDILSPPTDCLAPISEDLVKAGLKKEYDAEFYTSVTRDASVHGGDPFVVEVGIAHGGDIAVDGSVETLRFANRVPLVYQRGACATVDVLKGVNWRNYGLDQPGGSGMPSGPAVIMVHVASTSVPFTSESKDAVANIPEIEDELRLALQQAGRDLQSHLKKQRSLEKRRRKQDVIADILPDMAAKLSEVTDREPLDVEDSLARIMNNVLVERTVEESTVQLSVHNYGDTNVGPEVTDIVSQEPDGAESATVVEMDGEWFLKWSPTVGGGETATLEYEVDGDAEFDISVEGIEAEKLTVDA, encoded by the coding sequence ATGACCTCGTATCAGTCGCAACTCGGGGACGGTGGCGGCGGCGAGCCCATTGCTGAGGAGCTCGCCGAGAGCCAACAGTCCATCTCCATCGCCGAGTTCTTCGAAAAGAACAAGCAGATGCTCGGCTTCGACAGCGACGCGAAGGCGCTCGTGACGGCCGTCAAGGAGGCCGTCGACAACGCGCTCGACGCCGCCGAAGAAGCCGGCATCCTGCCCGATATCTACGTCGAAATCGAAGACCGGGGGGATTATTACCGGCTCACCGTCGAAGACAACGGTCCCGGCATCACGAAAGAGCAGATTCCGAAGGTGTTCGGCAAACTGCTCTACGGGTCGCGCTTCCACGCCCGCGAACAGACCCGCGGCCAGCAGGGCATCGGTATCTCCGCGGCGGTGCTTTACTCACAGCTTACCTCCGGCAAGCCGGCCAAGATTACGTCGAAGACCGACAGCCACAGCAGCGCCCAGTATTTCGAGTTGACCATCGATACCGACACCAACGAGCCCGAAATCGACCACGAGCGCGAGGCAACGTGGGAGCGGCCACACGGGACCCGCATCGAACTCGAGATGGAGGGGAACATGCGGGCCCGCAAACAGCTCCACGACTACATCAAATATACCGCGGTCGTCAACCCGCACGCGCGCGTCGAGTTCCACGAACCCGAGGATTCATTTAAATCAGAACGGGCGACCGAGGAACTTCCGCCGGAAACCGAAGAGATACGCCCCCACCCCCACGGCGTCGAACTCGGGACGCTCCTGAAGATGCTCGATGCGACCGACTCCTACTCGCTTTCGGGGTTCCTGCAGGCCGAGTTCACCCGCGTTGGGAACAAGACCGCAGACGGAGTTATCGACAGCTTCCGCGACCGCCACTTCGGTCGCGAGATGGCGTGGTCGCCGCCACAGCCCCACGAGGACGTAGACATCGAGACTGCAGTCTCGGACGCAGTCGCCAACAAGAGCGCCGAGGCGACGGCGGCGTTCGCTCGGGCTGTCGCCGACGAGGTCACCGATATGGCGGCCCTCTCTCACGCGGAGCTTTCGGCTGTCGTCGCGTCGGTCGCTGACGACATCGAAGCCGAACACGACGAGACGTTCGGCGAAACCGTTCGGGAAAACGCCGTCGAAGCGGCGTGGAAATCCGTTACCGACGACGTGAGTGCGGACTGTTATGCGCTCGTCGACGGAGCAACGACGACCCGAAAGGACGATGCGGCCGTCGAAGGATTATCCCGACGGCTCGCCGAGAAGTTCACAGACCAAGAAGACGCCCGCAATCGCTTCCGCCGCTCGACGCTCCGGGAGTTCGTCGACCGTGCGGCCGATGCGACCGAGGAGTACGACGATGCGACCTTCGGCGAAACGGCTCGGGAGAACGTCGTCGAGGCGGTCTGGGAGCGGGCCGTGACCGTCCCCGACGAGCCGCCGACCGTCACGGAGGTCGCCGACAACCGTGACGCGGCCGCCCGATTGCTTGAGGCGATGCGGTCGACTGACATCCTCTCGCCCCCCACCGATTGTCTGGCCCCGATTTCCGAAGACCTCGTCAAAGCGGGGCTCAAAAAGGAATACGACGCCGAGTTCTACACCTCGGTCACGCGGGACGCGTCAGTCCACGGTGGCGACCCATTTGTCGTTGAGGTCGGTATCGCTCATGGCGGCGACATCGCGGTCGACGGCAGCGTCGAGACGCTCCGGTTTGCCAATCGCGTGCCGCTCGTCTACCAGCGCGGCGCGTGTGCGACCGTCGACGTGCTCAAGGGCGTCAACTGGCGCAACTACGGCCTCGACCAGCCCGGCGGCAGCGGGATGCCGAGTGGCCCCGCCGTCATCATGGTGCATGTGGCCTCGACGAGTGTCCCCTTCACAAGCGAGTCAAAGGACGCCGTCGCGAACATCCCTGAAATCGAAGACGAACTCCGCTTGGCACTCCAGCAAGCCGGTCGTGACCTCCAGTCGCATCTCAAAAAGCAGCGCTCTCTGGAGAAACGACGCCGAAAGCAGGACGTCATCGCAGATATCCTCCCGGACATGGCCGCGAAGCTCTCGGAAGTAACCGACCGCGAGCCGCTCGATGTCGAGGACTCGCTGGCCCGCATCATGAACAACGTCCTCGTCGAACGGACCGTCGAGGAGTCGACGGTGCAGCTCTCGGTCCACAACTACGGGGACACGAACGTCGGGCCGGAGGTCACCGACATCGTCTCACAGGAGCCTGACGGCGCGGAATCGGCGACCGTCGTCGAGATGGACGGCGAGTGGTTCCTGAAGTGGTCGCCGACGGTCGGCGGCGGCGAGACGGCGACGCTCGAATACGAGGTCGACGGTGATGCGGAGTTCGACATCTCGGTCGAAGGAATCGAAGCGGAGAAACTCACGGTAGACGCCTAA
- a CDS encoding helix-turn-helix transcriptional regulator codes for MFPNALRDGRLVAAALLVVSTFALGVQLLNPPELVVAGGDDAALETVGYYFRYRDAIVVAVSAAVFGASAAFLALDAYPSDSEEKRSLETAVADSPEAGTSDGPGASESADETARRTRWEETAARLADTERIVYETALEADGEIAQREIVERTDLSKATVSRTLSNLESRGLLDRERRGMGNVVVLQ; via the coding sequence ATGTTCCCGAACGCCCTCCGAGACGGCCGGCTGGTTGCTGCCGCTCTGCTCGTCGTCTCTACGTTCGCTCTCGGAGTCCAGCTTTTGAATCCACCCGAACTCGTCGTCGCTGGCGGCGACGATGCCGCTCTTGAGACGGTTGGCTACTACTTTCGCTACAGGGATGCCATCGTCGTCGCCGTCTCAGCAGCCGTGTTTGGCGCGTCGGCGGCGTTTCTGGCGCTCGATGCCTATCCGTCCGACAGCGAGGAGAAACGTAGCCTCGAAACGGCGGTTGCCGACAGTCCGGAAGCGGGGACAAGTGATGGCCCCGGAGCGTCAGAAAGCGCCGACGAGACGGCTCGGCGGACCCGCTGGGAGGAGACGGCGGCACGGCTGGCGGACACGGAACGGATTGTTTACGAGACAGCGTTGGAGGCCGACGGTGAAATCGCCCAGCGAGAAATCGTCGAGCGGACCGACCTCTCGAAGGCGACGGTGAGCCGGACGCTTAGCAACCTCGAATCCCGCGGGCTACTTGACCGCGAACGGCGCGGAATGGGCAACGTGGTCGTGTTGCAGTAG
- a CDS encoding MBL fold metallo-hydrolase — translation MVEHEGVTVSWLGYATLRIDDGETVVYVDPGRYGVLDGYDGGDGDVVCVSHGHHYDSAAIEQVAGDGATLVYFEGINTHHIDRDVARPASLSLSTRTVDAEADIAVGDAIIRTTAAYNDPDGPHVRPAGEPYHPKGRGCGFHITLGGVSVYWPGDTDVLEGHEHLDVDVFCPPIGGRYTMDRHEAADLAVALAPEIVLPVHYDTFDEIEADAAAFADELESRGVDVVIEPPTW, via the coding sequence ATGGTAGAACACGAGGGTGTGACCGTCTCGTGGCTCGGGTACGCAACACTCAGAATCGACGACGGCGAGACCGTTGTGTACGTCGACCCCGGTCGGTACGGCGTTCTTGACGGCTACGACGGCGGCGACGGCGATGTCGTCTGTGTCTCCCACGGCCACCACTACGATTCGGCAGCCATCGAGCAGGTTGCGGGCGACGGGGCGACGCTTGTCTACTTCGAGGGCATCAACACACATCACATCGACCGCGACGTGGCGCGACCGGCGTCGCTTTCGCTTTCGACGCGGACAGTCGACGCCGAGGCGGACATCGCCGTCGGCGATGCCATCATCCGCACGACGGCCGCATACAATGACCCCGACGGCCCACACGTCCGTCCCGCAGGTGAGCCATACCACCCGAAAGGACGCGGCTGTGGCTTCCACATCACGCTCGGCGGCGTCTCGGTCTACTGGCCGGGCGATACAGACGTTCTCGAAGGCCACGAGCACCTCGATGTCGACGTGTTCTGTCCGCCCATCGGCGGCCGGTATACGATGGACCGCCATGAAGCCGCCGACCTCGCCGTCGCGCTTGCCCCCGAAATCGTACTCCCAGTCCATTACGACACGTTCGACGAAATCGAGGCCGATGCGGCCGCGTTCGCCGATGAGCTTGAGAGCCGTGGCGTCGATGTCGTCATCGAGCCGCCGACGTGGTAG
- a CDS encoding S49 family peptidase: protein MPIGPLNKLSGRQQVALVVLLAIAAGVLAAPQVYSFVADDGDTVVVIEMQGPIETNMAQDVEDQLRDARQDDAVEAVVLEVESGGGLPAQSERIYAAVDRTSEEMPVIATVDTMGASGAYLSMAPADEIYVAPSAQAVGSVGVAGTAPSPSGPNAGTTGPDKRGPSTEQQREQQQILANLFVESVIEQRGDEIELDREEIAHANSYLGTEAVNNGYADDFGFVDDAIEDAADEAGLRTYSVETHRADGVGVGMPLIEDDGDIVVTENDETLNDAFILAVAPEVWEETVGTELEPVSYTGPEPSEVGADADGGVDA from the coding sequence ATGCCGATTGGTCCCCTAAACAAACTCAGCGGCAGACAGCAGGTTGCCCTCGTGGTACTCCTTGCTATCGCCGCCGGTGTGCTTGCCGCACCGCAGGTGTATAGCTTCGTTGCCGACGATGGCGACACCGTCGTCGTCATCGAGATGCAGGGCCCCATCGAGACGAACATGGCCCAAGATGTCGAAGACCAACTCCGTGACGCACGACAGGACGACGCCGTCGAAGCCGTCGTTCTCGAAGTCGAAAGCGGCGGCGGCCTCCCCGCCCAGAGCGAACGGATATACGCAGCCGTCGACCGGACATCCGAGGAGATGCCGGTCATCGCGACTGTCGATACGATGGGCGCGTCGGGGGCGTACCTCTCGATGGCACCCGCCGACGAGATATACGTCGCCCCCTCCGCACAGGCTGTCGGTAGCGTCGGCGTTGCCGGCACCGCGCCGAGCCCGTCCGGCCCGAACGCCGGGACGACCGGGCCGGACAAGCGAGGCCCGAGCACGGAACAGCAGCGCGAGCAACAGCAGATACTGGCAAACCTCTTCGTTGAGAGCGTCATCGAACAACGTGGCGACGAAATCGAACTCGACCGGGAGGAAATCGCCCACGCGAACAGTTATCTCGGTACTGAAGCCGTCAACAACGGCTATGCTGACGACTTTGGCTTCGTTGATGATGCTATCGAGGATGCGGCCGACGAGGCCGGCCTCCGAACGTACTCCGTCGAGACCCACCGCGCCGACGGAGTCGGCGTCGGAATGCCGCTTATCGAAGACGACGGCGACATTGTCGTTACCGAAAACGACGAGACACTGAACGATGCGTTCATCTTGGCTGTCGCCCCCGAGGTGTGGGAAGAAACCGTCGGGACGGAACTAGAACCGGTTAGTTACACCGGTCCGGAGCCGTCCGAGGTTGGTGCCGATGCGGACGGAGGTGTTGATGCATGA
- the ligA gene encoding ATP-dependent DNA ligase LigA, producing the protein MEFAEFAARAAEIESEPADLETVDLVATLCADAGDDLGTVARFVQGRVFPAHDSTKLDIGPSLCYEALAKAAGPNVDSDDIERRLAEVGEIGAVAESLDLGGQQGLAAFGGGTDREALTVSGVEETLQALAAAAGDGSTDAKRDRLFDLFNRAEPTEARFLARLVLGEMRVGVGEGTVRDAIAAAFEVPEPDVERALQVANDCGLVAETARDDGAAGLDDIGLVVGRPVKAMLAQAGTAVEALDEWGTAAVETKYDGARVQVHYDGDSARLFSRNLEEVTEPLPEVVEFVEQSLSVPAILDGEVVAVDDDGTPRPFQEILRRFRRKHDVAAAREDVSVELYAFDCLHVDGEDLLDTPLSERHDRLESLLADGVSPLSYADDADEVADIEADALDAGHEGIMLKNPDSTYTPGSRGKNWLKRKPDVETLDLVVTGAEWGEGRRANLLGTFVVSARADDGYEPVGKVATGITDEELERLHERLQPHVRTEDGTDVDIEPAVVFEVGYEEIQQSPTYGSGYALRFPRFVGVREDKSPSDADSLERIDRLTS; encoded by the coding sequence ATGGAATTCGCCGAGTTCGCCGCCCGTGCCGCGGAGATAGAGTCCGAACCGGCCGACCTGGAGACGGTCGACCTCGTCGCGACGCTGTGTGCCGACGCCGGCGACGACCTCGGGACGGTCGCCCGGTTCGTCCAGGGGCGGGTGTTTCCGGCCCACGACAGCACGAAACTCGATATCGGCCCCTCGCTGTGTTACGAGGCACTCGCCAAGGCCGCCGGCCCGAACGTCGACAGCGACGACATCGAGCGCCGGCTGGCGGAGGTCGGCGAAATCGGGGCCGTCGCCGAATCGCTCGACCTCGGCGGACAGCAGGGACTGGCCGCGTTCGGGGGTGGCACCGACCGCGAAGCACTGACCGTAAGCGGCGTCGAGGAGACGCTACAGGCACTTGCAGCCGCTGCAGGCGACGGCAGCACTGATGCAAAGCGCGACCGGCTGTTTGACCTTTTCAATCGAGCCGAGCCGACCGAGGCGCGGTTCCTTGCCCGGCTGGTGCTCGGCGAGATGCGCGTCGGCGTTGGCGAGGGAACCGTCAGGGATGCCATCGCGGCCGCATTCGAGGTCCCGGAGCCGGATGTCGAGCGGGCGTTGCAGGTCGCAAACGACTGCGGGCTGGTCGCCGAGACGGCCCGCGACGACGGTGCCGCCGGGCTCGACGACATCGGGCTGGTCGTCGGCCGGCCGGTCAAGGCGATGTTGGCACAGGCCGGCACCGCCGTCGAAGCGCTCGATGAATGGGGAACGGCGGCTGTCGAGACGAAGTACGACGGCGCGCGGGTGCAGGTCCACTACGACGGTGACTCGGCGCGACTCTTCTCCCGAAACCTCGAAGAAGTAACCGAGCCGCTGCCGGAAGTCGTCGAGTTCGTCGAACAGTCGCTGTCGGTGCCGGCCATCCTTGACGGCGAAGTCGTCGCCGTCGACGACGACGGGACCCCCCGGCCGTTTCAAGAGATACTCCGCCGGTTCCGCCGAAAGCACGACGTTGCTGCCGCCCGGGAAGATGTTTCCGTCGAGCTGTACGCCTTTGATTGTCTCCACGTAGACGGCGAAGACCTCCTCGATACCCCGCTGTCGGAGCGGCACGACCGACTGGAGTCGCTGCTTGCGGACGGTGTCTCACCGCTTTCCTACGCCGATGATGCCGACGAGGTTGCCGACATTGAAGCCGATGCGCTCGACGCCGGGCACGAAGGCATCATGCTGAAGAACCCCGACTCGACCTATACACCGGGCAGTCGGGGGAAAAACTGGCTCAAGCGGAAGCCGGACGTAGAGACGCTTGATCTGGTTGTCACCGGTGCCGAATGGGGTGAGGGCCGGCGGGCGAACCTACTCGGCACGTTCGTCGTTTCAGCCCGTGCTGACGACGGCTACGAGCCAGTCGGCAAAGTGGCAACCGGCATTACCGACGAGGAACTCGAACGGCTCCACGAGCGGCTCCAACCCCACGTTCGCACCGAGGACGGCACCGATGTCGATATCGAACCGGCTGTCGTCTTCGAGGTCGGCTACGAGGAGATACAGCAGTCGCCGACCTACGGTTCCGGCTATGCGCTTCGGTTCCCGCGCTTTGTCGGCGTTCGCGAGGACAAATCGCCGTCCGACGCCGACAGCCTCGAACGCATCGACCGCCTGACATCGTAG
- a CDS encoding DUF4350 domain-containing protein translates to MSSDSRSLVGVFVLVFAVTVGAVVVGSIGLDMVGEQPEVEEDHWNLDAVAPEGAETGGEIAMDSFEAENTVVVHVPPSVPAGGGIAMPIEDDTDLDEASVGSIGGAERDISPLASTLAENGHEVVFYQDEFEDGPLDETLAEADGFISTGVGMLSGEETDAVEEFADSGGRVVLTANPGSAGPATDVGSSFGLYADFGYVYDMAENDHNYLSVFVEPADGSPLTDGVDRAVFRGAAPVGASDGSGTFETSDSAQISTTRETGSYTVAATSGDVALVGDSSFMSPENAKRADNNVLVGNVADYLVTGGPVTMDLDDDDEPEPGPAPPGDPDDDVDVEPIQP, encoded by the coding sequence ATGAGCTCCGATAGTCGCTCGCTCGTCGGGGTTTTCGTGCTCGTCTTCGCAGTTACTGTCGGCGCTGTAGTCGTCGGTAGCATCGGCCTTGATATGGTCGGCGAACAGCCAGAGGTCGAAGAGGACCACTGGAACCTCGATGCAGTCGCCCCGGAGGGCGCTGAGACCGGTGGCGAAATCGCGATGGATAGCTTCGAGGCGGAAAACACCGTTGTCGTCCACGTGCCGCCGAGCGTCCCGGCCGGTGGTGGCATCGCCATGCCAATCGAAGACGACACCGACCTTGATGAAGCGTCTGTCGGCAGCATCGGCGGTGCCGAGCGCGATATCAGTCCGCTAGCGTCGACGCTCGCCGAGAACGGCCACGAGGTCGTCTTCTACCAAGACGAGTTTGAAGACGGCCCGCTCGACGAGACACTCGCCGAGGCGGACGGCTTCATTTCGACCGGTGTCGGAATGCTCTCCGGCGAGGAAACCGACGCCGTCGAGGAGTTCGCCGACTCCGGCGGCCGTGTCGTCCTTACCGCCAACCCCGGCAGCGCGGGTCCGGCCACCGACGTCGGCTCCTCGTTCGGCCTGTATGCTGACTTCGGCTACGTCTATGACATGGCCGAAAACGACCACAACTACCTGAGCGTCTTCGTTGAGCCGGCCGATGGCTCGCCGCTTACCGACGGCGTCGACCGGGCCGTCTTCCGCGGTGCCGCCCCCGTTGGGGCTTCGGACGGCAGCGGCACCTTCGAGACGAGCGATAGCGCACAGATTTCGACGACCCGCGAGACCGGCAGCTACACGGTCGCTGCGACCAGCGGCGATGTCGCCCTTGTCGGCGATTCGAGCTTCATGTCGCCCGAAAACGCCAAGCGAGCGGACAACAACGTGCTCGTCGGCAACGTCGCCGACTACCTCGTCACCGGCGGCCCCGTGACGATGGACCTCGATGACGATGACGAGCCCGAACCCGGCCCCGCACCACCTGGTGACCCTGATGATGATGTCGACGTAGAGCCGATTCAGCCGTAG